From a single Solanum dulcamara chromosome 4, daSolDulc1.2, whole genome shotgun sequence genomic region:
- the LOC129885693 gene encoding heat shock 70 kDa protein, mitochondrial-like, translated as MTSAGLLLRPLRRSANKIFASNTKPSWCPSHFGAKWAGLARPFSSKPAGNEIIGIDLGTTNSCVAVMEGKNPKVIENAEGARTTPSVVAFNQKGERLVGTPAKRQAVTNPANTLSGTKRLIGRRFDDPQTQKEMKMVPYKIVRGSNGDAWLEANGQQYSPSQIGAFILTKMKETAEAYLGKSINKAVVTVPAYFNDAQRQATKDAGRIAGLDVQRIINEPTAAALSYGMNNKEGLVAVFDLGGGTFDVSILEISNGVFEVKATNGDTFLGGEDFDNALLEFLVSEFKRTEGIDLSKDKLALQRLREAAEKAKIELSSTSQTDINLPFITADASGAKHLNITLTRSKFETLVNHLIERTRNPCKNCLKDAGVSLKDVDEVLLVGGMTRVPKVQEIVSEIFGKSPSKGVNPDEAVAMGAALQGGILCGNVKELLLLDVTPLSLGIETLGGIFTRLINRNTTIPTKKSQVFSTAADNQTQVGIKVLQGEREMASDNKILGEFELVGLPPAPRGMPQIEVMFDIDANGMVTVSAKDKATGKEQQISIRSSGGLSEDEINKMVREAEMHAQKDQERKTLIDLRNSADTTIYSIEKSLNEYRDKVPKEVVTEIETAVSDLRAAMGTENVDDIKSKLDAANKAVSKIGEHMTGSGSGGSEGGDQPPPEAEYEEVKK; from the exons ATGACTTCAGCCGGCCTGCTCCTCCGACCTTTACGTCGTTCTGCCAATAAAATT TTTGCTTCCAACACCAAGCCTTCATGGTGCCCATCACACTTTGGTGCTAAATGGGCTGGTCTGGCTAGGCCATTCAG CTCTAAACCTGCTGGAAATGAAATTATTGGGATTGACTTGGGTACTACCAACTCTTGTGTTGCTGTGATGGAGGGGAAG AATCCTAAAGTCATTGAGAATGCTGAGGGGGCAAGAACAACTCCTTCTGTGGTTGCATTTAACCAGAAGGGAGAACGACTTGTTGGTACTCCAGCCAAGCGTCAGGCAGTGACCAATCCTGCAAACACACTTTCCGGGACCAAGCGTCTAATTGGTAGACGCTTTGACGATCCTCAAACGCAAAAGGAGATGAAGATGGTTCCTTACAAGATTGTGCGAGGCTCAAATGGAGATGCTTGGCTTGAAGCAAATGGACAACAATATTCTCCAAGCCAAATTGGAGCATTTATTCTAACAAAGATGAAGGAAACTGCTGAAGCCTACCTAGGGAAATCTATTAATAAAGCTGTGGTCACTGTTCCAGCTTATTTCAATGATGCTCAGAGGCAGGCAACAAAGGATGCTGGACGAATTGCAGGTCTTGATGTGCAAAGGATTATTAATGAGCCTACTGCAGCTGCGCTCTCTTATGGTATGAACAACAAAGAAGGTCTTGTCGCTGTTTTTGATCTAGGCGGTGGAACGTTTGATGTTTCAATTCTGGAGATATCAAATGGCGTTTTTGAA GTCAAGGCAACCAATGGTGACACCTTTCTAGGTGGAGAGGATTTTGACAATGCCTTGTTAGAATTTTTAGTGAGCGAATTCAAGAGGACTGAGGGAATTGACCTATCAAAAGACAAGCTTGCCCTACAACGACTTCGAGAGGCTGCTGAGAAAGCTAAGATAGAACTTTCATCAACATCTCAAACTGATATTAACTTGCCGTTTATCACAGCCGATGCATCAGGGGCTAAACATCTTAATATCACACTGACAAGATCAAAATTTGAGACACTGGTGAACCACTTAATTGAGAGAACTAGGAATCCTTGCAAGAATTGTTTGAAAGATGCTGGAGTTTCTTTAAAAGATGTGGATGAGGTCCTCCTTGTTGGAGGTATGACACGGGTCCCTAAGGTGCAGGAAATAGTTTCTGAGATATTTGGTAAAAGCCCAAGCAAAGGTGTCAATCCAGATGAGGCAGTTGCCATGGGAGCTGCACTTCAAGGTGGTATTCTCTGTGGCAACGTTAAAGAGTTGCTTCTTTTGGATGTAACTCCGCTATCTCTTGGTATTGAGACATTGGGAGGTATCTTCACTAGGTTAATTAACAGGAATACTACCATCCCCACAAAGAAAAGCCAG GTGTTCTCTACTGCTGCTGACAACCAAACTCAAGTGGGCATCAAGGTATTACAAGGTGAACGTGAAATGGCATCTGATAATAAGATTCTGGGTGAATTTGAACTTGTAGGTCTTCCTCCGGCACCAAGAGGCATGCCTCAGATAGAGGTCATGTTTGACATAGATGCAAATGGAATGGTCACTGTGTCCGCCAAGGACAAGGCTACTGGCAAAGAGCAGCAGATCAGCATTCGGTCATCTGGTGGTCTGTCAGAAGATGAGATAAACAAGATGGTCAGGGAAGCTGAAATGCATGCCCAGAAGGATCAAGAGCGCAAGACGCTTATTGATCTCAGGAACAGTGCAGACACTACCATATACAGCATTGAAAAGAGCTTGAATGAATACAGGGACAAGGTCCCCAAGGAGGTGGTTACAGAAATCGAGACTGCTGTTTCGGACTTGAGAGCAGCAATGGGGACTGAGAACGTTGATGATATCAAGTCGAAACTTGATGCAGCAAACAAAGCTGTTTCCAAGATTGGAGAGCACATGACTGGCAGCGGTTCTGGTGGTTCAGAAGGAGGAGATCAACCACCACCTGAGGCTGAATACGAGGAAGtgaagaaataa
- the LOC129885694 gene encoding rDNA transcriptional regulator pol5-like: protein MSMETVGSEQSREKIKKDKKKRKAETDGLDTPSTSHKISSNPMEKKKQKRALDKERHRVESEKKFESKQELTVSSESRSNQRTVISPTTSGLPEFHIGVFKDLAAAEASIREAAAHSLVAELLEVQKAYDILENKEVVEGQLKLEAEKDDGLNNCAPSLRYAVRRLIRGVSSSRECARQGFALGMTVLVGAVPCIKVDALLKLIVELLEISSSMKGQDIKDCLLGRLFAYGAIARSGRLTLEWTADSNTPYIKEFVGSLISLGKKKLYLQEPAVSIILELVDKLPVEVSLNHVLEAPGLKEWFESATEVGNPDALLLALTIREKTGVDNKDFGNLLPFPYGPGQLFSVEHLSVLSNCLKESHFCQPRTHSVWYSLVNILLPENVLQDFDPSAALNSIKKHKKSRKGSSAEEDIEKNLKIFCEVIIEGSLLPSSHNCKNLAFNVLLLLLPKLPASCIYNVLSYKIVQCLKDVLSTKDTNLFKAGQYFLREFSEWVKHDDVRRVAVIMALQKHSNGKFDCFTRSKTVKELMAEFKTESGCMLLIQNLVDMFLDEGRASEEPSDQSQTTDDNSEIGSLEDKDSIGAVGASDFLKGWVVESLPNSLKHLNLDTNARFRVQREILKFLAVQGLFSSTLGTEVTSFELEEKFRWPKSAISSALCRMCIEQLQLLLSSAQKGEGPQVVASGHEANDLGAYFMRFLTTLRNIPSVSLFRSLGDDDEEAIKSLQAMESQLSRQERNLGPSTDTNKFHSMRYLLIQLLLQVLLRPQEFSEAASELVICCTKAFRSSDLLASSGEDDVEGEDTPEFMDVLVDTMLSLLPQSSAPMRTSIEQVFKCFCHDVTDDGLLRMLRVIKKDLKPARHQETDSENEDDDDDDVLDIEEAEESDEAEMGETAESDEHADDSETVVGVEGVISELPVASDDDSDEGLDDDAMFRMDTHLAKMFKDKKNQAGSETAHSQLALFKLRVLSLLEIYLHENPGKPQVLKIFSSLAHAFVNPHTTEGNEQLGQRIWGILQKKIFKAKDYPRGEAIQFPVLKSLLERNLVLAAKPFKKKKSASSLSKKKLSAALNRYKMINSLAQSSTFWILKIIDAKNLPESELEEVFHIFRGKLEGYLDSKSTRMKCEFLKEVFKRRPWIGHHLFGFFLEKCASAKLQFRQVEALELVIEILKSIVSSNPDDSSHLAKLGCLVNALLKNMPDKASRRGDVRKFCGKVIQVLTDLNLRALFLKALEPDCEAQLSDMFPVLKK, encoded by the exons ATGAGCATGGAGACAGTTGGGTCTGAGCAGTCAAGAGAGAAGATAAAGAAAGACAAGAAAAAAAGGAAGGCCGAAACAGATGGACTTGATACCCCTTCAACCTCTCACAAGATTTCTAGCAATCCtatggagaagaagaagcaaaaaagaGCTCTAGACAAAGAGAGGCACAGAGTGGAGTCTGAGAAAAAGTTTGAATCCAAGCAAGAACTAACGGTGTCTTCTGAATCGAGAAGTAATCAGAGGACAGTGATTTCTCCTACTACTAGTGGGTTGCCTGAGTTCCACATTGGTGTATTTAAGGACCTTGCAGCTGCTGAGGCTTCCATTAGAGAAGCAGCTGCTCATTCTTTAGTTGCTGAGTTGCTTGAAGTGCAGAAGGCTTATGATATTCTAGAGAATAAGGAAGTGGTTGAGGGACAGCTCAAATTGGAAGCTGAAAAGGATGATGGGTTGAATAACTGTGCCCCTTCATTGAGATATGCAGTTCGGAGGCTAATTCGGGGTGTTTCTTCATCAAGAGAG TGTGCAAGGCAAGGGTTTGCATTAGGCATGACTGTTTTGGTTGGTGCAGTTCCATGCATAAAAGTGGATGCGCTGTTGAAGCTTATTGTTGAATTATTGGAGATCTCTTCTTCCATGAAGGGTCAG GACATAAAAGATTGCCTATTGGGACGCTTATTTGCTTATGGAGCTATTGCAAGATCAGGGAGATTAACTTTAGAGTGGACTGCTGATAGCAACACTCCTTATATTAAAGAATTTGTTGGTTCTCTTATCTCGCTGGGAAAAAAGAAGCTTTACTTACAAGAGCCTGCTGtctcaattattttggaatTGGTTGACAAG TTACCTGTTGAAGTTTCGTTGAATCATGTACTTGAAGCTCCTGGACTTAAAGAGTGGTTTGAAAGTGCAACAGAAGTTGGAAATCCTGATGCTTTGCTTCTTGCCCTTACTATACGTGAAAAAACTGGTGTCGATAATAAAGATTTTGGCAATCTTCTGCCTTTTCCATATGGCCCCGGCCAGCTTTTCAGCGTGGAACATTTGTCCGTGCTTTCCAATTGCTTGAAG GAATCCCACTTCTGCCAGCCACGAACTCATAGTGTATGGTATTCCTTGGTAAATATTCTTTTACCTGAAAATGTTTTACAAGATTTTGATCCCTCAGCAGCTTTAAATTCCATAAAAAAGCACAAAAAAAGCCGCAAGGGTAGCTCAGCAGAAGAAGATATTgagaaaaatcttaaaatttttTGTGAAGTTATCATTGAAGGATCACTTCTTCCATCATCTCATAATTGCAAGAATTTGGCTTTCAATGTTTTGCTGCTTCTCCTTCCAAAACTGCCCGCATCGTGCATCTACAACGTCCTGTCGTACAAAATTGTACAGTGCTTAAAGGATGTTCTTTCCACGAAAGACACTAATCTATTCAAAGCTGGtcaatattttttaagagaATTTTCCGAGTGGGTCAAGCATGATGATGTTAGAAGAGTGGCAGTTATCATGGCTTTACAAAAACATAGCAATGGGAAGTTTGATTGCTTCACCAGGTCAAAAACAGTAAAAGAGTTGATGGCTGAGTTTAAAACCGAGTCTGGATGCATGCTTCTAATTCAGAACTTAGTTGACATGTTCTTGGATGAAGGTCGTGCTTCAGAGGAGCCTTCAGATCAGAGTCAAACTACAGATGACAACTCAGAAATTGGTTCCTTAGAAGATAAGGATTCTATTGGAGCAGTAGGAGCGTCGGATTTTTTGAAAGGATGGGTTGTAGAGTCACTTCCCAATAGCTTGAAGCATTTAAATCTGGATACAAATGCAAGGTTCAGGGTCCAAAGAGAAATTCTAAAATTTTTGGCAGTTCAGGGTCTAttttcttcaactcttggaacTGAGGTGACATCTTTTGAATTGGAAGAAAAATTTAGGTGGCCAAAGTCTGCCATTTCAAGTGCTCTTTGTAGGATGTGCATTGAGCAGCTACAGTTACTGCTATCAAGTGCTCAAAAAGGCGAAGGTCCTCAAGTTGTGGCAAGTGGTCATGAAGCTAATGATCTTGGAGCTTATTTCATGCGATTTCTTACCACATTGCGGAATATTCCTTCTGTTTCGCTGTTTAGGTCCTTGGgagatgatgatgaagaagctATCAAAAGCCTGCAGGCTATGGAGTCTCAGCTCTCAAGACAG GAGAGAAACTTGGGTCCAAGTACTGACACAAATAAGTTTCATTCCATGAGGTACCTTCTGATACAATTGTTGCTTCAAGTCCTACTTCGCCCTCAAGAATTTTCTGAAGCCGCCTCTGAATTGGTTATTTGCTGTACAAAAGCTTTTCGTTCTTCTGATCTTCTTGCTTCCTCTGGAGAAGATGATGTAGAGGGAGAGGACACACCTGAATTCATGGATGTTCTAGTGGACACCATGCTTTCATTGCTGCCACAGTCCTCAGCTCCGATGCGGACCTCTATTGAGCAG gttttcaaatgtttttgtCATGATGTCACGGATGATGGGTTACTTCGAATGTTGCGGGTTATTAAGAAAGATCTCAAACCAGCCAGACACCAAGAAACTGACAGTGAGAATGAAGATGACGATGATGACGACGTTCTTGACATTGAAGAAGCAGAGGAGTCTGATGAAGCAGAGATGGGTGAAACTGCGGAGAGTGATGAACATGCGGATGACTCAGAGACAGTAGTTGGTGTTGAGGGTGTTATCTCAGAACTTCCTGTAGCTTCTGATGATGATTCTGATGAGGGATTGGATGATGATGCAATGTTCCGCATGGACACCCATCTAGCTAAAATGTTCAAGGATAAGAAGAACCAGGCTGGTAGTGAAACGGCTCATTCACAGCTTGCCCTCTTCAAACTTCGTGTCCTCTCTTTGCTGGAGATTTACCTGCATGAAAACCCAG GGAAGCCACAAGTATTGAAAATATTCTCAAGCCTAGCTCATGCATTTGTAAACCCACACACTACGGAAGGTAATGAACAACTTGGCCAGCGAATTTGGGGAATTTTGCAGAAGAAAATCTTCAAGGCAAAGGACTATCCAAGAGGTGAAGCCATCCAATTCCCAGTTCTTAAGTCACTCTTGGAAAGGAACTTGGTGCTGGCAGCAAAACCtttcaagaaaaagaaatcTGCTTCTAGCTTGTCAAAGAAAAAGCTGTCTGCCGCCTTGAATAGATACAAAATGATCAATTCACTTGCCCAGAGTTCAACATTTTGGATTTTGAAGATAATTGATGCGAAAAATCTTCCAGAGTCTGAACTTGAGGAGGTTTTTCATATATTCAGAGGAAAGCTGGAGGGCTACTTAGATAGTAAAAGTACTCGAATGAAGTGCGAGTTTCTAAAAGAAGTTTTTAAAAGGCGACCATGGATTGGACATCATCTATTTGGGTTCTTTTTGGAGAAATGTGCTAGTGCGAAGCTACAGTTCCGACAAGTTGAAGCTCTTGAATTGGTTATCGAGATTTTAAAATCGATTGTTTCTTCAAACCCAGATGACAGCAGCCATCTTGCCAAGTTAGGCTGTCTTGTTAATGCATTGTTGAAAAATATGCCCGATAAGGCATCAAGACGAGGTGATGTGCGGAAGTTTTGTGGCAAAGTGATTCAGGTCTTAACAGATCTTAATCTAAGGGCCTTGTTTCTCAAGGCTCTGGAACCTGATTGTGAAGCTCAACTGAGTGACATGTTTCCTGTTTTGAAAAAGTGA